From one Rosa rugosa chromosome 4, drRosRugo1.1, whole genome shotgun sequence genomic stretch:
- the LOC133744632 gene encoding uncharacterized protein LOC133744632 — translation MKKLWAKIRQSREEDYEEMCTTNAIVIAAVAEAESGNQTRRRGSRPGRAPNEERFREARGKNMMEDYFVERPVFNDEEFRTRYRMSHNVFNRISDDLCCYDRYFVQKSDAAKKVRLLPEQKLTCSLRMLAYGVGVDQCAEYFRMAKSTSIEALERFTRGIVKLYSTEYIRAPTQADLRRLLAKAEKRGFPGMIGSIDCMHWQWKNCPTGWAGEYSSRKSIPTIIPEAVASYDTWIWHTFFGILGPCNDLNVSAKSPLFDELTAGRAPQIQFQVNNRIHNLGYYLADGIYSRWATFVKSIPKPTGSKDLKFSQAQEGYRKTVERCFGILQSRFSIVRGAALGWDIEDLRYIMLTCARPAVSSSNNGDFAKTLRSLHAPSIPKKACHIHVSYDATASGMIVGIRFRLLYSPAHPVGKFFHC, via the exons ATGAAGAAATTGTGGGCTAAGATTCGACAGTCTCGAGAGGAAGATTATGAAGAGATGTGTACGACTAATGCCATTGTGATCGCAGCAGTCGCTGAAGCTGAATCTGGTAATCAAACACGACGACGGGGTTCTCGACCGGGTCGTGCACCAAACGAGGAACGATTTAGGGAAGCAAGAGGCAAAAACATGATGGAAGATTACTTTGTTGAACGTCCAGTTTTCAATGATGAGGAATTCCGAACACGCTACAGGATGAGTCACAATGTTTTCAACCGCATCTCTGATGACCTTTGTTGCTATGATCGATACTTTGTCCAGAAATCAGATGCTGCCAAGAAAGTCAGACTACTTCCGGAGCAGAAGCTGACATGTTCCTTACGAATGCTTGCTTACGGTGTTGGCGTAGATCAATGCGCTGAGTATTTTCGGATGGCGAAATCTACCTCTATCGAGGCTCTTGAACGATTTACAAGAGGAATCGTTAAGCTGTACTCAACAGAATACATTCGCGCTCCTACTCAGGCTGACCTCAGAAGACTGCTCGCCAAAGCTGAGAAAAGAGGTTTTCCTGGGATGATTGGAAGCATCGACTGCATGCATTGGCAATGGAAGAATTGCCCAACCGGTTGGGCTGGAGAATACAGCAGTCGAAAAAGTATCCCCACTATCATCCCCGAAGCAGTCGCATCGTACGACACATGGATATGGCACACCTTCTTTGGAATACTTGGGCCATGCAACGACCTCAATGTCTCGGCAAAGTCCCCGTTGTTTGACGAGCTTACTGCTGGTCGAGCACCTCAGATCCAATTTCAAGTGAATAACAGAATTCACAATTTAGGTTATTATCTCGCTGACGGTATCTATTCTAGATGGGCGACTTTCGTGAAATCAATTCCAAAGCCTACCGGATCCAAGGATCTGAAGTTTTCCCAAGCTCAAGAGGGATACAGGAAGACTGTGGAaagatgttttggtattttacaGTCGCGCTTTAGTATTGTTAGAGGAGCTGCTCTTGGGTGGGATATAGAAGACCTTCGATACATCATGTTGACTt GTGCTCGACCAGCAGTAAGCTCGTCAAACAACGGGGACTTTGCCAAGACATTGAGGTCGTTGCATGCTCCAAGCATTCCAAAGAAGGCGTGTCATATCCATGTGTCGTACGATGCGACTGCTTCGGGGATGATAGTGGGGATACGTTTTCGACTGCTGTATTCTCCAGCCCATCCGGTTGGGAAATTCTTCCATTGCTAG
- the LOC133706818 gene encoding uncharacterized protein LOC133706818: MFSHKDDDEGRNPRNRRTGKEHEPAEYPKEKILKRFLLDPKGLATTDQSQGKGLTSPSQTADGKGSSRPLKAVALPKSKPTPTGVINVFNYELQTFDATAFKTGRRLAYHQKAILDNLLFAFQERSSGLMFQALFALAEELYENARAQFEEIQIQQSAVKEKIHFLEDPESARVPIITLKESDWIEFHNLIGGHNSEACIPPTLFIIAGPYVGRYLVNVQSEHPQEHKFWLVENGFVHNMWTKTNDDLKGLPLIIVNTVKNVRKNDCMLRLKFRSTQPEWIQKANEEIEYISPYHYVRIIQRRYLQPACVGYNGQPNSSIPWMKAMALEYIKKIISEDTKNTFLAAGEKTIITAYDHPDVVSRDIFLSLTRKEIDSTLACLQWVERLETDSHYKMYVDTDVEDNAITTRMAQADNDSFVLGHNSETDENM, from the coding sequence ATGTTCAGCCACAAAGATGATGACGAAGGCCGCAATCCCAGAAacagaagaactgggaaagaacatgaacctGCTGAGTAtcctaaagaaaaaatcctcaaaagattcctgctagatccaaaaggactagctacaactgatcaatcccagggtaaaggattgactagcccgtctcaaacggcagacggtaaaggctcatcaagaccgttgaaggctgttgctttgccaaaaagcaaacctactccaactggagtaataaatgtttttaattatgaacttcaaacCTTTGATGCTACTGCGTTCAAAACTGGCAGGAggctagcttaccaccagaaggcaatcttggacaatcttttatttgcctttcaagaaagaagcagtggtctgatGTTCCAAGCTCTCTTTGCACTAGCTgaagaactctatgaaaatgctagagcacagtttgaagaaattcagatacagcagagtgctgttaaagaaaaaattcacttccttgaagatccagaaagtgctagagtTCCTATCATAACACTGAAAGAATCGGATTGGATAGAATTCCATAATCTGATAGGAGGTCATAATTCTGAGGCCTgtattcctccaactctcttcattattgctggaccttatgttggaagatacctagtcaatgttcagagtgaacatcctcaagaacacaagttttggcttgttgaaaatggttttgtccataatatGTGGACTAAAACAAACGATGATCTCAAAGGCTTGCCCCTtatcattgtcaacacagtcaaaaatgtcagaaaaaatgactgcatGCTTCGACtaaagttcagatccactcaaccagaatggatccagaaggCAAACGAAGAGATTGagtatatttctccatatcactATGTAAGAATCATTCAAAGAAGATATCTTCAGCCTgcctgtgttggatacaatggtcagccaaattcaagcatcccatggatgaaagccatggctCTGGAATACAtcaaaaagatcatctctgaagatacaaagaataccttcctggcagcaggagaaaaaaccattatcactgcttacgatcatcctgacgtagtcagcagggACATTTTTCTATCTCTCACAAGAAAGGAGATAGACTCAACACTGGCATGCTTACAGTGGGTTGAAAGGCTTGAAACAGACAGCCACTACAAAATGTATGTTGATACCGATGTCGAAGATAATGCAATAACTACTCGAATGGCCCAGGCAGACAACGACTCCTTTGTCCTTGGCCACAACTCAGAAACTGACGAGAATATGTGA
- the LOC133744633 gene encoding uncharacterized protein LOC133744633, producing MKKLWAKIRQSREEDYEEMCTTNAIVIAAVAEAESGNQTRRRGSRPGRAPNEERFREARGKNMMEYYFVERPVFNDEEFRTRYRMSHNVFNRISDDLCCYDRYFVQKSDAAKKVRLLPEQKLTCSLRMLAYGVGVDQCAEYFRMAKSTSIEALERFTRGIVKLYSVEYLRAPTQADLRRLLAKAEKRGFPGMIGSIDCMH from the coding sequence ATGAAGAAATTGTGGGCTAAGATTCGACAGTCTCGAGAGGAAGATTATGAAGAGATGTGTACGACTAATGCCATTGTGATCGCAGCAGTCGCTGAAGCTGAATCTGGTAATCAAACACGACGACGGGGTTCTCGACCGGGTCGTGCACCAAACGAGGAACGATTTAGGGAAGCAAGAGGCAAAAACATGATGGAATATTACTTTGTTGAACGTCCAGTTTTCAATGATGAGGAATTCCGAACACGCTACAGGATGAGTCACAATGTTTTCAACCGCATCTCTGATGACCTTTGTTGCTATGATCGATACTTTGTCCAGAAATCAGATGCTGCCAAGAAAGTCAGACTACTTCCGGAGCAGAAGCTGACATGTTCCTTACGAATGCTTGCTTACGGTGTTGGCGTAGATCAATGCGCTGAGTATTTTCGGATGGCGAAATCTACCTCTATCGAGGCTCTTGAACGATTTACAAGAGGAATCGTTAAGCTGTACTCAGTAGAATACCTTCGCGCTCCTACTCAGGCTGACCTCAGAAGACTGCTCGCTAAAGCTGAGAAAAGAGGTTTTCCTGGGATGATTGGAAGCATCGACTGCATGCACTAG